The Aminithiophilus ramosus genome contains a region encoding:
- a CDS encoding glycyl-radical enzyme activating protein, whose protein sequence is MTKGLVFDFKRYSIHDGPGLRTTVFLKGCPLSCWWCHNPESQSSLAEIMVRPERCIGCGECVKACPKGALAFGAYGILTDMALCNRCGTCTDVCPTEARRLVGREMSVAEVMDEVERDRLFYDRSGGGMTVSGGEPLMQPRFLLDLLREAGRVEIHRAVDTTGFAQTSLLLDVAAETDLFLYDLKHMDPEKHRLYTGVSNELILHNLRTLAESGAALNVRMPVIPGVNDDAANIEASGAFLAALPGAPSVNVLPYHKSGLEKFRRLGLEYRLAETEEPSPEAMASVRDRLLSFGLSVRVGG, encoded by the coding sequence ATGACGAAGGGACTCGTCTTCGACTTCAAGCGCTACTCCATCCACGACGGTCCGGGACTGAGGACGACGGTCTTCCTCAAGGGGTGCCCCCTCTCCTGCTGGTGGTGCCACAACCCCGAGAGCCAGTCCTCTCTGGCCGAGATCATGGTCCGCCCCGAGCGCTGCATCGGCTGCGGCGAATGCGTCAAGGCCTGCCCGAAGGGAGCCCTCGCCTTCGGGGCCTACGGCATCCTGACCGACATGGCCCTCTGCAACCGCTGCGGAACCTGCACCGACGTCTGCCCCACCGAGGCGCGGCGCCTCGTGGGGCGGGAGATGTCCGTCGCCGAGGTCATGGACGAGGTCGAACGGGACCGTCTCTTCTACGACCGTTCCGGCGGCGGCATGACCGTCTCGGGAGGCGAGCCCCTCATGCAGCCCCGGTTCCTCCTCGATCTGCTGCGCGAGGCCGGCCGCGTCGAGATCCACCGCGCCGTGGACACGACGGGCTTCGCCCAGACCTCGCTTCTCCTCGACGTCGCCGCGGAGACGGACCTCTTCCTCTACGATCTCAAGCACATGGACCCCGAAAAGCACCGCCTCTACACGGGCGTCTCCAACGAGCTGATCCTCCACAACCTGAGGACTCTGGCCGAGTCGGGAGCGGCCCTCAACGTCCGCATGCCCGTCATTCCCGGCGTCAACGACGACGCGGCCAACATCGAGGCCTCGGGGGCCTTTCTGGCCGCCCTCCCCGGCGCCCCTTCCGTCAACGTCCTCCCCTACCACAAGTCGGGGCTGGAGAAGTTCCGCCGCCTGGGCCTGGAGTACCGCCTGGCCGAGACGGAAGAGCCCTCGCCGGAGGCGATGGCCTCCGTCCGCGACAGGCTGCTGAGCTTCGGCCTCTCCGTCAGGGTCGGCGGCTAG
- a CDS encoding TolC family protein, producing the protein MSRHRFLSALLAVLLVSAVPPAGAGQPLSLEEALSLALESNLEVLSAREERARAEGLYRAARSGLVPTVSLTGSHSRQHATSSRPDEETVGALTLSQWIYAGGVVRAGERQALANLERATLTASDSEEAVALKVYEAFCSVLLARADLETAREALTYAEGFLAELTKRREVGLSTNLDVNRAEQQAATSRSDLLQATNALDAARIDLFTLLRLEPDAERDIVGDLEMESFSIDLLTRLRLEPSGERHVADSLERASFFGDREASVERALTLRPDLVGLRTDLAIQKEEIEITRGGLRPTVKLNASYGAKDDSSRGGADDDEWTATLNVEVPLFDGGLTKGKVEEAQARLRQIENDVTSREESIRAEIAQAYLNLENAAALVDVARRNLGIAEESLRLADVGYREGVNVQLDVLDARTSLTEARQKLAEALKNYRVYRARLWRAEGTLREKVLD; encoded by the coding sequence ATGAGCCGCCACCGATTTTTGTCCGCTCTTCTCGCCGTCCTTCTTGTCTCGGCTGTTCCCCCTGCCGGGGCCGGTCAGCCCCTCTCTCTGGAGGAGGCCCTCTCCCTGGCCCTGGAGAGCAACCTGGAGGTTCTCTCGGCCCGGGAGGAGAGGGCCCGGGCCGAGGGGCTCTACCGGGCGGCCCGGTCGGGGCTGGTCCCGACGGTGAGCCTCACGGGGAGTCACAGCCGCCAGCACGCCACGTCATCCCGTCCCGACGAGGAGACGGTCGGGGCCCTGACCCTCTCCCAGTGGATCTACGCCGGCGGCGTCGTGCGGGCCGGTGAACGTCAGGCCCTGGCCAATCTCGAGAGGGCGACGCTGACGGCCTCGGACAGCGAAGAGGCCGTGGCCCTCAAGGTCTACGAGGCCTTCTGCTCCGTCCTCCTCGCCCGGGCCGATCTGGAGACGGCCCGGGAGGCCCTGACCTACGCCGAGGGATTCCTGGCCGAGCTGACGAAACGGCGCGAAGTGGGCCTTTCGACGAATCTCGACGTCAACAGGGCCGAACAGCAGGCCGCCACGAGCCGATCGGACCTCCTCCAGGCGACGAACGCCCTCGACGCGGCCCGCATCGATCTTTTCACCCTCCTGCGTCTGGAGCCGGACGCGGAGCGGGACATCGTCGGCGACCTCGAAATGGAGTCCTTCTCCATCGACCTCCTCACGCGCCTCCGTCTCGAGCCGAGCGGGGAGCGGCACGTCGCCGACTCCCTCGAAAGGGCATCCTTCTTCGGAGACAGGGAGGCCTCGGTGGAGCGGGCCCTGACCCTTCGCCCCGATCTGGTCGGCCTGCGAACCGATCTGGCCATCCAAAAGGAGGAGATCGAGATCACCCGAGGCGGTCTCCGTCCCACGGTGAAACTGAATGCCTCCTACGGCGCCAAGGATGACTCCTCCCGCGGCGGCGCCGATGACGACGAGTGGACGGCCACGCTCAACGTCGAGGTTCCTCTCTTCGACGGAGGCCTCACGAAGGGCAAGGTCGAGGAGGCCCAGGCCCGGCTCAGGCAGATCGAAAACGACGTCACGTCCCGGGAGGAGTCCATTCGGGCCGAGATCGCCCAGGCCTATCTCAATCTGGAGAATGCCGCAGCCCTCGTCGACGTGGCCCGCCGGAATCTCGGCATCGCCGAAGAGAGCCTCCGCCTGGCCGACGTGGGGTACCGGGAGGGGGTCAACGTCCAGCTCGATGTCCTCGATGCCAGGACGAGCCTCACCGAGGCACGGCAGAAACTGGCCGAGGCGCTCAAGAACTATCGTGTCTACCGTGCCCGTCTCTGGAGGGCCGAAGGGACGCTTCGCGAGAAGGTCCTCGACTGA
- the dctP gene encoding TRAP transporter substrate-binding protein DctP → MALFRKSSFVAGLLALSLVLVAGSAFAAEITLKFAGQNPADHPATLLMEEIAAEVAEKSDGRIEIKVYPMNQLGDYTLVYEELIRGTIDMSCTSVPSQFDPRLELLYVNGYVKGYEDVKKVFAPDAWLFGKMDELNNRLGVKLLGFFVEGMIGTGTTKPAAEPLDPSVNKGVLVRVANMDVYKLGAEAMGYRTVTIPYSDVYQAMQTGVCEGVNGYSTAAAYTMLRDVLKHWYMTNYSLEVINYMFSGKIWEKLSEGDRQIVQTAVSHAAAKSIVQAKAEDEKFMQMMRDYGIEVHTYSEEELLPLAEACATTWGQLEKNMTKELMDEFRVNMAPGK, encoded by the coding sequence TTGGCTCTGTTCAGGAAGTCGTCCTTCGTCGCCGGATTGCTCGCTCTTTCCCTCGTCCTCGTGGCCGGCTCGGCCTTTGCGGCCGAGATCACCCTCAAGTTCGCCGGTCAGAATCCCGCCGATCACCCCGCCACGCTTCTCATGGAGGAGATCGCCGCCGAAGTGGCCGAGAAGTCCGACGGCCGCATCGAGATCAAGGTCTACCCCATGAATCAGCTCGGCGACTACACTCTCGTCTACGAGGAGCTCATCCGCGGCACCATCGACATGTCCTGCACCTCCGTTCCCTCCCAGTTCGATCCTCGCCTGGAGCTGCTCTACGTCAATGGTTACGTCAAGGGCTACGAGGATGTCAAGAAGGTCTTCGCCCCCGACGCCTGGCTCTTCGGCAAGATGGACGAGCTCAACAACCGCCTCGGCGTCAAGCTCCTGGGCTTCTTCGTCGAGGGCATGATCGGAACGGGCACGACCAAGCCCGCCGCCGAGCCTCTTGACCCCTCCGTCAACAAGGGCGTCCTCGTCCGCGTCGCCAACATGGACGTCTACAAGCTCGGCGCCGAGGCCATGGGCTACCGGACCGTGACGATCCCCTACTCCGACGTCTACCAGGCCATGCAGACCGGCGTCTGCGAGGGCGTCAACGGCTACTCCACCGCCGCCGCCTACACCATGCTCCGCGACGTGCTCAAGCACTGGTACATGACCAACTACTCCCTTGAAGTCATCAACTACATGTTCAGCGGCAAGATCTGGGAGAAGCTCAGCGAGGGAGATCGCCAGATCGTCCAGACCGCCGTCAGCCACGCCGCCGCCAAGAGCATCGTCCAGGCCAAGGCCGAAGACGAGAAGTTCATGCAGATGATGCGCGACTACGGCATCGAAGTCCACACCTACTCCGAGGAGGAGCTTCTCCCCCTGGCCGAGGCCTGCGCCACCACCTGGGGCCAGCTCGAGAAGAACATGACCAAGGAACTGATGGACGAGTTCCGCGTCAACATGGCTCCCGGCAAGTAG
- a CDS encoding TRAP transporter small permease translates to MGGPKKNLFDKVVIGSFSSIAVVSAFALTVLISAATFVRYVLHGDLYGYEEWVKLIAFWLYFSGAAIGAYNGTHVSADLVNAYVPEGFLKRFLVFLKCLITVSVTALYVWYGYDFFMFGFMGPLGTRVAIPMTTIWRIPLWTSYLGIFLGFIFMLYYFAVELFVSAKVLFLGGKP, encoded by the coding sequence ATGGGAGGACCGAAGAAGAATCTTTTCGACAAGGTCGTCATCGGTTCCTTCTCTTCCATCGCAGTGGTCTCCGCCTTCGCTCTGACCGTCCTGATCAGCGCGGCGACCTTCGTCCGTTACGTTCTTCACGGAGACCTCTACGGTTACGAGGAGTGGGTCAAGCTCATCGCCTTCTGGCTTTATTTCTCCGGCGCCGCCATAGGCGCCTACAACGGGACGCACGTCTCGGCCGACCTGGTCAACGCCTACGTGCCCGAGGGGTTCCTTAAGCGGTTCCTCGTCTTCCTCAAGTGCCTCATCACCGTCTCCGTCACGGCCCTCTACGTCTGGTACGGCTACGACTTCTTCATGTTCGGCTTCATGGGCCCCCTGGGGACGCGCGTCGCCATCCCCATGACGACGATCTGGCGCATCCCCCTCTGGACGTCCTACCTGGGCATCTTCCTGGGCTTCATCTTCATGCTCTACTACTTCGCCGTCGAGCTTTTCGTCAGCGCGAAGGTCCTTTTCCTCGGAGGGAAACCATGA
- a CDS encoding efflux RND transporter periplasmic adaptor subunit has translation MSGKAKGWGLRLLAALLCLGLASGGFMIVRGNRRAVAEESPPATEAAAAKVTVTVARRAERLSQGFQSASTLEALEEVTLLSKVTGRLVELRARQGDRVARGDVVAVLDHRDQDAQVAALKAQIAVAEAESAQAKVTLDDALRERDRYRKLLAEGFATQQELDSRETTYQSAQAAYRKTQASVGQQRANLKTQEVQRSEYILTASIDGTVLDDYSLTEGTMISTSTAVVKIGKIAVLKAVLQVPETRGGRLKEGMKALLAGDSFSGVAGEILRIRPYVDTSTRTVQVEVAVDNGGGRLKPGMFSTVFLVEEEVDDALVLPVEALRSGSVFVVDDGRIAVRPVETGIEASGLVEIREGLSEGELVVVTGASSLKEGDAVCYDPPTGN, from the coding sequence ATGTCCGGAAAGGCCAAAGGGTGGGGACTCAGGCTCCTCGCCGCTCTGCTCTGTCTCGGCCTCGCGTCGGGGGGCTTCATGATCGTTCGCGGCAATCGTCGGGCCGTGGCGGAAGAGAGCCCTCCGGCGACGGAGGCGGCCGCCGCCAAGGTGACCGTCACCGTCGCCCGCCGTGCCGAGAGGCTCTCCCAGGGCTTCCAGTCCGCCAGCACGCTGGAGGCCCTCGAAGAGGTGACCCTTCTTTCCAAGGTGACGGGACGCCTCGTCGAGCTTCGGGCCCGTCAGGGAGATCGGGTCGCCCGAGGCGACGTCGTCGCCGTCCTCGACCACCGCGATCAGGACGCCCAGGTCGCCGCCCTCAAGGCCCAGATCGCCGTCGCCGAGGCCGAATCGGCCCAGGCCAAAGTCACCCTCGACGATGCCCTCAGGGAGAGGGATCGCTACCGCAAGCTCCTGGCCGAGGGATTCGCCACGCAGCAGGAGCTGGACTCCCGCGAGACGACCTACCAGTCGGCCCAGGCCGCCTACCGAAAGACCCAGGCCTCGGTGGGGCAGCAGAGGGCCAACCTGAAGACGCAGGAGGTCCAGCGGTCGGAGTACATCCTGACGGCCTCCATCGACGGGACGGTCCTCGACGACTATTCCCTGACGGAGGGAACGATGATCTCCACGTCGACGGCCGTCGTCAAGATCGGGAAGATCGCCGTCCTGAAGGCCGTCCTCCAGGTCCCGGAGACCCGCGGCGGCCGTCTGAAAGAGGGGATGAAGGCCCTTCTTGCGGGAGACTCCTTCTCCGGCGTCGCGGGAGAGATCCTCCGCATCCGCCCCTACGTCGACACGTCGACGCGGACCGTCCAGGTCGAGGTGGCCGTCGACAACGGCGGAGGCCGCCTCAAGCCGGGCATGTTCTCCACCGTCTTTCTCGTCGAGGAGGAGGTCGACGATGCCCTGGTCCTCCCCGTCGAGGCCCTCCGTTCCGGCTCCGTCTTCGTCGTCGACGACGGCCGAATCGCCGTCCGGCCCGTCGAGACGGGCATCGAGGCCTCGGGGCTCGTCGAGATCCGCGAGGGCCTCTCCGAGGGCGAGCTCGTCGTCGTCACCGGCGCCTCCTCCCTCAAGGAGGGCGACGCCGTCTGCTACGACCCCCCGACCGGAAACTGA
- a CDS encoding GntR family transcriptional regulator, producing the protein MYQESLSLSTVKSLRQQVYDFLREEMNSGRILPGSFLNLNEMSHHLGISKTPLRDALLHLEVEGFVTIFPRRGIMVNLLSLEKIRNIYEIIGALEAQVVAALSGRFGEADVDDMDALNEGMRRALDEDDFNLYYEKNLAFHDTYLNKTENEDLLKTVQTLKERLYDFPRKKGFVKEWEVRSTGEHADIIARLRRGDFASASDYIRDVHWSFQVQERYIRRYYFLQNGEGERGEDLR; encoded by the coding sequence ATGTATCAAGAAAGCCTGTCCCTGTCCACCGTCAAGTCTCTGAGGCAGCAGGTCTACGACTTCCTCCGCGAGGAGATGAACTCCGGTCGCATCCTGCCCGGCTCCTTCCTGAACCTGAATGAGATGAGCCATCACCTCGGCATCAGCAAGACGCCCCTCCGCGACGCCCTCCTTCACCTCGAAGTCGAGGGCTTCGTGACCATCTTTCCCCGGAGGGGGATCATGGTCAATCTCCTGTCCCTGGAGAAGATCCGCAACATCTACGAGATCATCGGCGCCCTCGAGGCCCAGGTCGTCGCCGCCCTTTCCGGCCGCTTCGGCGAGGCCGACGTCGACGACATGGACGCCCTCAACGAGGGCATGCGCCGGGCCCTGGACGAGGACGACTTCAATCTCTACTACGAGAAGAACCTGGCCTTCCACGACACCTACCTGAACAAAACGGAGAACGAGGACCTTCTCAAGACCGTCCAAACCCTGAAGGAGCGCCTCTACGACTTCCCCCGCAAGAAGGGCTTCGTCAAGGAGTGGGAGGTCCGCTCGACGGGCGAACATGCCGACATCATCGCCCGCCTCCGTCGGGGCGATTTCGCCTCCGCCTCGGACTATATCCGCGACGTCCACTGGTCCTTCCAGGTCCAGGAGCGCTACATCCGCCGCTACTACTTCCTCCAGAACGGCGAGGGGGAAAGAGGAGAGGACCTCCGATGA